Proteins from one Faecalibacterium sp. I3-3-33 genomic window:
- a CDS encoding histidine triad nucleotide-binding protein: protein MEDCLFCMIAEGKIPSKKLYEDDQVVAFYDINPQAKVHFLVVPRKHISSAAVLTEEDGALLGHIFAVIAKLAKEQGLENGYRIISNVGEDAGQTVKHLHFHVLGGEKLPV, encoded by the coding sequence ATGGAAGATTGTCTGTTTTGCATGATCGCAGAGGGCAAGATCCCCTCTAAAAAGCTGTACGAGGATGACCAGGTAGTGGCATTCTACGACATCAACCCGCAGGCAAAGGTGCATTTCCTTGTGGTTCCCCGCAAGCACATCTCCTCTGCCGCTGTGCTGACCGAGGAGGATGGTGCTCTGCTGGGCCACATCTTCGCCGTCATCGCAAAGCTGGCCAAGGAGCAGGGGCTGGAAAACGGCTACCGCATCATCTCCAACGTGGGCGAGGACGCAGGCCAGACCGTGAAGCATCTGCATTTCCATGTTCTGGGCGGCGAAAAACTGCCTGTCTGA
- a CDS encoding phosphoribosyltransferase family protein: MAETYTLHVAGLTRELTICKVNDHMDIAAFIMLGDAELTVAAAAELLKKCPDFDILLTAEAKGIPLAHEMSRQSGKPYICARKGVKLYMPDPVVVEDQSITTAGKQKLVIDRKELEKMNGKRVLVVDDVISTGGSLKALDALAEKTQCTIVGQAAVLAEGDASERKDIIFLEPLPLFFH; encoded by the coding sequence ATGGCTGAAACTTATACCCTGCACGTTGCAGGCCTGACCCGTGAGCTGACCATCTGCAAGGTGAACGACCACATGGACATTGCTGCATTCATCATGCTGGGTGATGCCGAGCTGACCGTAGCCGCTGCTGCGGAGCTGCTGAAGAAGTGCCCGGATTTTGATATCCTGCTCACCGCCGAGGCTAAGGGCATTCCGCTGGCGCACGAGATGAGCCGCCAGAGCGGCAAGCCCTATATCTGCGCCCGCAAGGGTGTCAAGCTGTATATGCCGGACCCCGTGGTGGTGGAGGACCAGTCCATTACCACTGCCGGTAAGCAGAAGCTGGTCATCGACCGCAAGGAACTGGAAAAGATGAACGGCAAGCGTGTGCTGGTGGTGGACGATGTCATCTCCACCGGCGGCTCTCTGAAGGCACTGGACGCGCTGGCTGAAAAGACCCAGTGCACCATCGTGGGTCAGGCCGCTGTTCTGGCCGAGGGCGACGCTTCCGAGCGTAAGGATATCATCTTCCTTGAGCCGCTGCCCCTGTTCTTCCACTAA